The following are encoded in a window of Novosphingobium sp. ZN18A2 genomic DNA:
- a CDS encoding FtsX-like permease family protein, whose protein sequence is MKALDRKLLRDMWRLRGQVFAIALVLAAATATFVLSVGVHGSLVATRDAYYAQNHFADVFANMVRAPRSIVSRIAQVPGVRRAEGSIVQYATLDLPGRHDPIRAIANSVDEHGRSRINQITLRKGAMPRPEHSRDVVIDESFAKANGLGIGDTITARIYGRKQVLDIVGIGLAPNYIYALAPGDLIPDDTRFGILWMGRKALEAATDRTEAINALALTLDRDASRAEVIRSVDAMLAPYGGTGAFGRDDHLSHAFLDSELNQLDAMTRVIPPVFLLVSTFLVYIVLGRMIRTERAQIGLIKAFGYRDATIGWHYLKFALATAALAVLIGSLGGVWMGQAMTRLYAEYYRFPFLDYQLSPRVFIGAGALAAAAAMLGALGGVRSAMRLAPAIAMSPPAPPVYRASTVERIGRAAGFTATGHMIVRHIARWPGRSAISVLGVGLSMGLVFATMQFVDASDAMLDQFFARSQHQDLTVTFTEARNEDVIHAIAQLPGVLRVEPSRAISVTLSLGPRSKRTALESADADATLSAKVDGRGRIIALPPAGLMLSRQLARQLGAKVGDRITVQALDGRRARSEQTLVRIIDEVVGARAYAAPRTLESIARDRTPVSSVLLKIDPSARDRILTQLNDMPVVLGVTERDAALDRFTEVIDENILTMIGFYIAFAAAIAVGVVYNSARILFSERAHELATLRVLGYQRREVAFVLLGEVAILVVVSLPLGALLGYGLSHLMIAMFSSDLFRLPYAATRASYGIAALVVLFAAIATAALVARRVTRLDMVRVLKARE, encoded by the coding sequence GTGAAGGCGCTGGACCGCAAATTGCTGCGCGACATGTGGCGCTTGCGCGGCCAGGTCTTCGCAATCGCGCTGGTTCTTGCCGCGGCGACGGCAACCTTCGTCCTGTCCGTTGGCGTCCACGGGTCGCTGGTGGCGACGCGAGACGCCTATTACGCGCAGAACCATTTCGCCGATGTCTTCGCGAACATGGTGCGCGCACCGCGAAGCATCGTATCGCGCATCGCGCAGGTTCCCGGCGTTCGCCGCGCCGAAGGCAGTATCGTGCAATATGCGACGCTGGACCTGCCCGGCCGCCACGACCCGATCCGCGCAATCGCCAACTCGGTGGACGAACACGGACGTTCACGGATCAACCAGATCACCTTGCGCAAGGGCGCCATGCCCCGGCCCGAGCATTCGCGCGACGTGGTGATCGACGAAAGCTTCGCCAAGGCGAACGGACTTGGCATCGGCGACACGATTACCGCGCGGATCTATGGCCGCAAGCAGGTGCTGGACATCGTGGGCATCGGGCTGGCCCCCAACTATATCTATGCCCTGGCGCCGGGCGACCTCATCCCCGACGATACGCGCTTCGGCATCCTGTGGATGGGCCGCAAGGCGCTTGAGGCGGCAACCGATCGGACCGAAGCGATCAATGCGCTTGCCCTCACCCTCGACAGGGACGCGTCGCGCGCCGAAGTCATCCGGTCGGTCGACGCGATGCTTGCGCCCTATGGCGGCACCGGCGCGTTCGGGCGCGATGATCATCTTTCGCACGCTTTCCTCGACAGCGAGCTGAATCAGCTGGATGCAATGACCCGCGTCATCCCGCCGGTGTTCCTGCTGGTGTCCACCTTCCTCGTCTATATCGTGCTGGGCCGGATGATCCGCACCGAACGGGCGCAGATCGGGCTGATCAAGGCGTTCGGATACCGGGACGCGACAATCGGCTGGCACTATCTGAAGTTCGCGCTGGCCACCGCGGCGCTGGCGGTGCTTATCGGATCGCTGGGCGGAGTCTGGATGGGGCAGGCGATGACGCGGCTATATGCGGAATATTACCGCTTTCCGTTCCTCGATTACCAGCTTTCGCCGCGCGTCTTCATCGGCGCGGGCGCGCTTGCGGCGGCAGCGGCGATGCTGGGCGCGCTGGGCGGGGTGCGATCGGCCATGCGGCTTGCCCCGGCCATCGCGATGTCTCCCCCTGCTCCGCCGGTTTACCGCGCCAGCACCGTAGAGCGCATCGGCCGGGCGGCAGGCTTCACCGCGACCGGGCACATGATCGTGCGCCACATCGCGCGCTGGCCCGGCCGCTCGGCCATTTCGGTGCTGGGCGTCGGCCTGTCGATGGGCCTTGTCTTCGCCACGATGCAGTTCGTCGATGCAAGCGATGCGATGCTCGACCAGTTCTTCGCCCGCTCTCAGCATCAGGATCTGACCGTCACCTTCACCGAAGCCCGCAACGAGGACGTGATCCACGCCATCGCGCAACTGCCGGGCGTTTTGCGCGTGGAACCGTCGCGCGCCATATCCGTAACGCTCAGCCTGGGGCCGCGCAGCAAGCGGACCGCGCTGGAAAGCGCGGACGCCGATGCGACGCTTTCCGCCAAGGTCGACGGCCGCGGACGGATCATCGCGCTGCCGCCCGCCGGACTGATGCTGAGCCGGCAACTCGCACGGCAACTGGGCGCGAAAGTGGGGGACCGGATCACCGTCCAGGCGCTGGACGGCAGGCGCGCGCGTTCGGAACAGACGCTGGTGCGCATTATCGACGAAGTCGTGGGCGCGCGCGCCTATGCCGCGCCGCGCACGCTGGAAAGCATCGCGCGCGATCGCACACCGGTATCGTCCGTCCTGCTGAAGATCGACCCTTCTGCCCGCGATCGTATCCTGACACAGCTCAACGACATGCCGGTCGTCCTTGGCGTAACCGAACGCGATGCGGCGCTGGACAGGTTCACCGAAGTGATCGACGAGAACATCCTGACGATGATTGGCTTCTACATCGCTTTCGCGGCAGCAATCGCCGTCGGCGTTGTCTACAACAGCGCGCGCATTCTGTTTTCGGAACGCGCGCACGAACTGGCGACCTTGCGCGTGCTGGGATACCAGCGCCGCGAAGTGGCATTCGTGCTTCTGGGCGAAGTCGCGATACTCGTGGTCGTGTCGCTGCCGCTTGGCGCGCTGCTGGGCTATGGCCTTTCGCACCTGATGATCGCCATGTTCAGTTCGGACCTGTTCCGCCTTCCCTATGCCGCAACCCGCGCCAGCTATGGTATCGCGGCGCTGGTTGTCCTTTTTGCCGCAATCGCCACTGCCGCACTGGTGGCGCGGCGCGTAACGCGCCTCGACATGGTGCGCGTATTGAAGGCGCGTGAATGA
- a CDS encoding efflux RND transporter periplasmic adaptor subunit: MMMRLLKRWRWGLAIAAVLLAAIGYTLWPQARTVDVGKVSKGAMSVGITDDGVTREKDLYVVSAPATGYAARIALEAGDPVTRGQVITRISGRPAPPLDKRTQEELRGALSSARAAERAASASLAQARRDAARAGALSPKGFISKAQLEAARTRVATAEASLAQSRAEIRRIGASLAEPGGKAGGSPVPVLAPVSGTVLLVPSKSEGMVVEGAPLVTIGDPSKIEVVVDLLSREAVRVKPGDRVEITQWGGPDPLIGRVKYIEPYGRLKVSALGIDEQRVNVVIGFDPAVARKAARLGHGYQIDATIVVWSKPDALRVPVGALFRGKGGDWRVFVVEDGKVHERAVKIGQINNDYGEVVGGIGDGTVVVLNPENDLRDGERVRPRAPAA, encoded by the coding sequence ATGATGATGCGTTTGCTCAAACGATGGCGCTGGGGCCTTGCGATTGCCGCCGTGTTGCTGGCGGCCATCGGCTATACGCTTTGGCCACAGGCCCGGACGGTGGATGTCGGCAAGGTCAGCAAGGGCGCGATGAGCGTCGGCATCACGGACGACGGCGTCACCCGCGAAAAAGACCTTTACGTCGTTTCCGCCCCGGCGACCGGCTACGCCGCACGGATCGCGCTGGAAGCAGGCGACCCTGTAACCAGGGGCCAGGTAATCACACGGATCAGCGGGCGCCCCGCCCCGCCGCTCGACAAGCGGACGCAAGAGGAACTGCGCGGTGCACTGTCTTCCGCGCGCGCGGCCGAACGCGCGGCTTCGGCCAGCCTTGCACAGGCCCGCCGCGACGCCGCGCGGGCAGGAGCGCTTTCGCCCAAGGGCTTCATATCCAAGGCCCAGCTTGAAGCAGCCCGCACGCGGGTTGCCACCGCCGAAGCCTCTCTGGCGCAAAGCCGCGCGGAAATCCGGCGCATCGGCGCGTCTCTGGCGGAGCCGGGCGGCAAGGCCGGCGGCTCTCCGGTGCCGGTGCTCGCCCCGGTCAGCGGAACCGTGTTGCTGGTGCCGTCCAAGAGCGAAGGCATGGTTGTGGAAGGCGCACCGCTTGTCACCATCGGAGACCCTTCGAAGATAGAGGTGGTGGTCGATCTGCTTTCGCGTGAGGCGGTGCGGGTAAAACCCGGTGACCGGGTGGAGATCACGCAATGGGGCGGGCCGGACCCGCTGATCGGCCGCGTCAAGTATATCGAACCCTATGGCCGCCTGAAGGTATCGGCGCTCGGCATCGACGAACAGCGCGTGAACGTGGTGATCGGGTTCGACCCGGCCGTTGCCCGAAAAGCGGCACGCCTTGGCCACGGCTACCAGATCGACGCGACGATCGTCGTGTGGAGCAAACCGGATGCGTTGCGCGTTCCGGTCGGCGCGCTGTTCCGCGGAAAAGGCGGAGACTGGCGCGTCTTCGTGGTGGAAGACGGCAAAGTGCACGAACGGGCAGTGAAAATCGGGCAGATCAACAACGATTACGGTGAAGTGGTGGGAGGCATTGGCGATGGAACCGTGGTGGTACTCAATCCCGAAAACGACCTGCGCGATGGCGAACGGGTCAGGCCGCGTGCGCCGGCAGCCTGA
- a CDS encoding MBL fold metallo-hydrolase, which produces MSAAPTITFHGAAQTVTGSCMQFTAGGRSILVDCGMFQGSRSLELANHEDFAFDPASIDAVILTHAHIDHSGLLPKLVAKGYEGPIHATQKTIDLLEFMLADAGRIQEYEAERHNRRRDRAGKEEFLPIYTEDDALQAWRQCRAVAFEQWFSPVPAIKARLWNAGHILGSASVELDIEGTRVMCSGDLGPEHKAFLKDAEGPSGFDHVICESTYGDRDREEITAEQRRKQLQAEVVGAITRGGNLVIPTFALERTQELLLDLAILLNEGEIGNVTVFVDSPLANRATGVFARYASELEDTGGRNVFANPAFHFVNDARESMRLNSISGAVIMAASGMCEAGRIRHHLVHNLNRRDSTILFVGFQAQGTLGRVILDGARTVRVSGRSINVRAQVRSIESYSAHADQGELLKWIEERQPIAGSLFLTHGETGAIEALRRELQRQAPDLKVRLPTIGETYSITPAEPARRLKTGRTDLQQATARDWQNSYAEFITGLKAELGEIDDAQRRQKAIEAMRDVLESYKKARNDHKNARRKP; this is translated from the coding sequence ATGAGCGCGGCCCCGACGATCACGTTCCACGGTGCGGCGCAGACCGTAACCGGATCGTGCATGCAGTTCACCGCAGGCGGCCGGTCGATCCTTGTCGATTGCGGGATGTTCCAGGGATCGCGCTCGCTGGAACTGGCCAACCATGAAGATTTCGCGTTCGATCCCGCTTCGATCGACGCGGTAATCCTTACCCACGCGCACATCGACCATTCCGGCCTTCTGCCCAAGCTTGTCGCCAAAGGGTACGAAGGCCCGATCCACGCCACGCAGAAGACCATCGACCTTCTCGAGTTCATGCTCGCGGACGCCGGACGCATCCAGGAATACGAGGCGGAGCGGCACAATCGCCGGCGGGACCGCGCGGGCAAGGAAGAGTTCCTTCCGATCTATACCGAAGACGATGCTCTGCAGGCATGGCGCCAATGCCGCGCGGTAGCCTTCGAGCAATGGTTCTCGCCGGTCCCGGCCATCAAGGCGCGGTTGTGGAATGCCGGCCATATCCTCGGCTCCGCATCGGTCGAACTGGACATCGAAGGCACACGGGTCATGTGTTCGGGTGATCTTGGGCCGGAACACAAGGCGTTCCTGAAGGACGCGGAGGGACCGTCGGGATTCGACCATGTGATCTGCGAATCCACTTATGGCGACCGCGACCGTGAGGAGATCACTGCCGAGCAGCGGCGCAAGCAGTTGCAGGCCGAAGTCGTCGGGGCGATCACCCGTGGCGGCAATCTGGTTATTCCCACCTTTGCGCTTGAGCGCACGCAAGAGCTGCTGCTCGATCTGGCGATCCTGCTGAACGAAGGAGAGATCGGCAATGTGACGGTCTTCGTCGATTCTCCGCTGGCGAACCGGGCAACGGGCGTTTTCGCGCGCTATGCCTCAGAGCTTGAGGACACGGGCGGGCGCAACGTGTTTGCCAACCCGGCCTTCCATTTCGTGAACGATGCGCGCGAATCCATGCGGCTCAATTCGATCTCGGGTGCGGTGATCATGGCGGCATCGGGCATGTGTGAAGCGGGCAGGATACGCCATCATCTGGTCCACAACCTGAACCGGCGCGATTCCACGATCCTGTTCGTCGGTTTCCAGGCGCAGGGAACGCTGGGGCGCGTGATCCTGGACGGTGCGAGGACCGTCAGGGTTTCCGGCCGCTCCATCAACGTGCGCGCACAGGTTCGCAGCATAGAAAGCTATTCCGCGCACGCGGACCAGGGCGAGCTTCTGAAATGGATAGAAGAGCGCCAGCCGATTGCCGGAAGCCTGTTCCTCACCCACGGTGAAACCGGCGCCATCGAGGCGTTGCGGCGCGAACTCCAGCGGCAGGCGCCGGACCTGAAAGTGCGATTGCCCACGATAGGGGAAACATATTCCATTACCCCAGCGGAACCCGCGCGCAGGCTGAAGACCGGAAGGACCGACCTGCAACAGGCGACCGCGCGCGACTGGCAGAACAGCTATGCCGAGTTCATCACGGGATTGAAGGCCGAACTGGGTGAGATCGATGACGCACAGCGCCGGCAAAAAGCGATAGAGGCGATGCGCGACGTTCTGGAATCGTACAAGAAGGCCAGGAACGATCACAAGAACGCTCGCCGGAAACCGTAA
- a CDS encoding VIT family protein — translation MRTTHPEHHLVERIGWLRAAVLGANDGIVSTSSLILGVAAAAQGRSEIILAGVAGLVAGAMSMAAGEYVSVSSQADTEAADLARERAELEAMPELELLELARIYEQRGLERATAEEVARQMMQKDPLGAHARNELGITHISAARPVQAALTSAATFTAGALMPLLVAVFMPLGQVMILAVAIASLFFLAALGAIGARAGGAAIGKAVLRVTFWGAAAMAVTAGIGSLVGTVV, via the coding sequence ATGCGAACAACCCATCCCGAACACCACCTTGTCGAACGCATAGGCTGGTTGCGCGCGGCGGTGCTGGGGGCAAACGACGGGATCGTTTCAACCTCAAGCCTGATCCTTGGCGTTGCCGCGGCGGCGCAAGGGCGCAGCGAAATCATACTTGCCGGCGTTGCGGGGCTTGTCGCCGGCGCCATGTCGATGGCGGCCGGAGAATATGTCTCGGTCAGTTCGCAAGCCGATACCGAAGCGGCGGACCTTGCGCGGGAACGCGCCGAACTGGAAGCCATGCCGGAGCTAGAGCTGCTTGAGCTAGCCCGGATTTACGAACAGCGCGGACTGGAAAGGGCAACGGCGGAAGAGGTCGCGCGGCAGATGATGCAAAAAGACCCGCTTGGCGCGCATGCACGGAACGAGTTGGGCATTACCCATATTTCCGCCGCGCGGCCCGTCCAGGCAGCTCTTACCTCTGCCGCCACTTTCACCGCCGGGGCATTGATGCCGCTGCTGGTGGCCGTGTTCATGCCGCTGGGGCAGGTAATGATCCTGGCCGTTGCGATTGCCTCGCTGTTCTTTCTTGCAGCCCTTGGCGCGATTGGCGCCAGGGCCGGCGGTGCCGCCATCGGCAAGGCCGTTTTGCGGGTAACGTTCTGGGGCGCGGCGGCGATGGCGGTGACCGCGGGCATCGGGTCGCTTGTCGGCACGGTCGTCTGA
- a CDS encoding sodium:calcium antiporter produces the protein MTLWAFMPWFEFAICALLIGRAGYRLTLYGEAISRLTGLSASWIGLVLLATATSLPELFTGVSSVTIANAPNIAMGDALGSIVINLALLVVLDGLSRDEPVYRRVDQGHILTAGFGIILTGLVGALILETRDDLNFRIGHVSLYTPFLILFYLVAMRAAFFYERRHSATPAAEDEIAPDIGLRGAVIRYAGAAAIVSGAGALLPIAGTQIAQQTGWQYSFVGTLLIAAATSLPEATVTISALRRNAPNLAIGTLLGSNLFDILVIAVDDTVYRPGSLFAHVSPAHAVTAFAGCIMSGILIVALLYRPGNRFFGWVGWVSLALLSVYLLSSFAIYLHGH, from the coding sequence ATGACGCTCTGGGCATTCATGCCGTGGTTCGAATTCGCGATCTGCGCGCTGCTGATCGGGCGCGCCGGATACCGGCTTACCCTTTATGGCGAAGCGATTTCCCGCCTGACGGGATTGTCTGCTTCGTGGATTGGGCTGGTGCTTCTGGCAACGGCAACGTCGCTGCCCGAACTGTTCACCGGCGTCAGCTCGGTTACCATCGCCAACGCGCCGAATATCGCCATGGGCGATGCGCTGGGCAGCATCGTGATCAACCTCGCGCTGCTGGTGGTGCTTGACGGGCTTAGCCGCGACGAGCCCGTTTATCGCCGGGTCGACCAGGGCCACATCCTGACGGCCGGGTTCGGCATCATCCTTACGGGGCTGGTGGGGGCGCTGATACTGGAAACGCGGGACGATCTGAACTTCCGGATCGGGCATGTAAGCCTCTACACCCCGTTCCTGATCCTGTTCTACCTGGTCGCGATGCGGGCCGCGTTCTTCTATGAACGGCGCCATTCGGCAACCCCCGCCGCGGAAGACGAAATCGCCCCCGATATCGGCCTGCGCGGCGCGGTGATCCGCTATGCCGGGGCGGCGGCGATCGTTTCGGGCGCCGGCGCGCTGCTTCCGATTGCGGGTACCCAGATCGCGCAGCAGACGGGGTGGCAATACAGCTTTGTCGGCACGCTGCTGATCGCGGCGGCCACGTCTCTGCCCGAAGCGACCGTGACGATCAGCGCGCTGCGGCGCAATGCCCCCAACCTGGCGATCGGCACGCTGCTGGGCAGCAACCTGTTCGATATCCTGGTGATCGCCGTGGACGATACGGTTTACAGGCCCGGATCGCTGTTCGCCCACGTTTCGCCCGCGCATGCGGTAACCGCTTTCGCCGGCTGCATCATGAGCGGAATCCTGATCGTTGCGCTGCTGTATCGGCCGGGAAACCGCTTCTTCGGCTGGGTCGGCTGGGTCAGCCTCGCGCTGCTGTCGGTCTATCTGCTAAGCTCGTTTGCGATTTATCTGCACGGGCATTGA
- a CDS encoding cation-transporting P-type ATPase, which translates to MKPQADLQPDCAALAGAHHLPAADVIVALDVDPAAGLSQAEADRRLGRFGPNTIRSRRRVRKLSILLHQLASPVVYLLAAAAALSFYFREWPEGIAVLLVLLFNTLIGFFTEIRAARSMEALRSLGTRSARVLRDGTARMVAAADLVPGDVVLLDAGDSVSADLRLLSSSSVAADESTFTGESVPVDKSPEPVGIETRLADRRSMLFKGTSTIRGSGRAVVVGTGINTELGNISRLVEDANPERSPLEKSLARLSGQLLWLTLALALALVGLGIAQGHDPLRIVTTAIALAVAAIPEGLPVVATLALARGMWRMARRNALVERLSAVETLGATTLILTDKTGTLTENRMSVAKAVLPSGTVDAHAFGSDGAVRALLQIAALCNEASLGGGDAGTSGDVGDPMELALLRAAGNAGLERRALLEKLPPVRACAFDTATRMMATVHRCDGRFLFAVKGAPEAVLAACDSEKAPDGDHAMTDDVRDAWMGRVQELGAQGLRVLALASKVGGDCDAPPYRDLALLGIVGLEDPARGDVPAAIRDCQRAGVRVVMMTGDHAVTARSIGQAVGLAGHDALTVEGTDLAQLGSGRDGELLAANIFARVEPSEKLALVNAYQNHGEIVAMTGDGVNDAPALRQADIGVAMGQRGTDVAREASAMVLLDDAFPTIVLAIREGRVIFGNIRRFAAFLLSCNLSEVLIVGLAVALGLPLPILPLQILYLNLVTDVFPAFALAAGEGDDKVMQHPPRPPGEPILGRAQWRTIVLHGLVLTGATFAAMAMGKAWLKLDQQALVTVTFLTLAFSQLAHVFNMRNAASGLLGNEITRNRWVWGALALCTALLAIPPYLPGLAGILGLARPDASMWAVIVAASCAPVVLIQAAMMAIHGLRRAGR; encoded by the coding sequence ATGAAGCCGCAGGCAGATTTGCAGCCGGATTGCGCCGCCCTGGCCGGGGCGCACCATTTGCCTGCGGCCGACGTGATCGTCGCGCTGGACGTAGATCCGGCCGCCGGTCTTTCGCAGGCAGAGGCGGATCGCCGGCTTGGCCGGTTTGGCCCGAATACGATCCGGTCGCGCAGGCGGGTGCGGAAGTTGTCGATCCTGCTGCACCAGTTGGCCAGTCCGGTGGTTTACCTGCTGGCCGCCGCCGCCGCGCTGTCGTTCTATTTTCGGGAATGGCCCGAAGGCATTGCAGTCCTTCTTGTACTTCTTTTCAATACCTTGATCGGGTTTTTTACGGAGATCAGGGCGGCAAGGTCGATGGAGGCATTGCGGTCGCTGGGGACGCGGTCCGCACGGGTGCTGCGCGATGGAACGGCGCGCATGGTGGCCGCGGCCGATCTTGTGCCGGGCGACGTGGTTCTGCTGGATGCGGGGGATTCTGTCTCCGCCGATTTGCGGCTGCTGTCTTCATCCAGTGTCGCGGCAGACGAATCGACCTTTACCGGGGAATCGGTTCCGGTCGACAAGTCGCCTGAACCCGTCGGCATCGAGACACGGCTGGCAGACCGCCGGTCCATGCTGTTCAAGGGCACGTCGACCATTCGCGGCAGCGGGCGCGCGGTGGTGGTAGGCACCGGGATCAATACGGAGCTGGGCAATATCTCGCGGCTGGTGGAAGACGCGAATCCGGAACGCTCGCCGCTGGAAAAAAGCCTTGCGCGCCTTTCGGGCCAGTTGCTCTGGCTGACGCTTGCGCTGGCTTTGGCTCTGGTCGGTCTTGGCATCGCGCAGGGGCACGATCCTCTGCGGATCGTGACGACCGCGATCGCGCTGGCTGTTGCCGCGATCCCGGAAGGTCTGCCCGTCGTCGCGACCCTGGCGCTGGCGCGCGGGATGTGGCGCATGGCGCGCCGCAACGCGCTGGTCGAGCGCCTTTCCGCGGTCGAGACGCTGGGGGCGACGACGCTGATCCTGACCGACAAGACCGGGACGCTCACCGAAAACCGGATGTCCGTGGCGAAAGCCGTGCTTCCGTCAGGCACGGTCGACGCGCATGCGTTTGGCAGCGATGGCGCGGTGCGCGCGCTTCTGCAGATCGCGGCCCTGTGCAATGAAGCGAGCCTTGGAGGCGGGGATGCGGGGACATCCGGCGACGTGGGCGATCCCATGGAACTGGCGCTGCTTCGCGCGGCCGGAAATGCCGGGCTGGAACGTCGGGCCTTGCTGGAAAAACTGCCGCCGGTGCGGGCCTGCGCCTTCGATACGGCCACGCGCATGATGGCGACGGTCCACCGCTGCGACGGCCGCTTCCTCTTTGCGGTAAAGGGCGCGCCCGAGGCGGTTCTGGCGGCTTGCGACAGCGAGAAGGCGCCCGATGGCGATCATGCCATGACGGACGACGTTCGCGACGCATGGATGGGCAGGGTCCAGGAACTTGGCGCGCAGGGGCTGCGCGTTCTGGCGCTGGCCAGCAAGGTCGGCGGGGATTGCGATGCGCCCCCCTATCGCGACCTTGCGCTGTTGGGGATCGTGGGGCTGGAAGACCCGGCGCGCGGCGACGTTCCAGCCGCCATCCGCGATTGCCAGCGTGCGGGCGTGCGCGTGGTGATGATGACCGGCGACCATGCCGTTACCGCCCGCAGCATCGGGCAGGCCGTGGGTCTTGCCGGGCACGACGCGCTGACGGTCGAGGGGACCGACCTGGCGCAGCTCGGATCGGGCCGGGATGGAGAACTGCTTGCCGCCAACATCTTCGCCCGTGTCGAACCGTCCGAAAAGCTGGCTCTGGTCAATGCGTACCAGAACCATGGAGAGATCGTTGCGATGACGGGTGACGGCGTTAACGACGCCCCGGCGCTGCGGCAGGCCGATATCGGCGTGGCCATGGGCCAGCGCGGAACCGACGTTGCGCGCGAAGCATCGGCCATGGTGCTGCTGGACGATGCCTTTCCCACGATCGTGCTGGCGATCCGCGAAGGCCGCGTGATTTTCGGCAACATACGCCGTTTCGCCGCTTTCCTGCTGTCCTGCAACCTGAGCGAGGTGCTGATCGTCGGGCTGGCGGTTGCGCTGGGCCTGCCCTTGCCGATCCTGCCCTTGCAGATCCTCTACCTGAACCTTGTGACAGACGTTTTCCCGGCATTCGCGCTTGCGGCGGGGGAGGGGGATGACAAGGTCATGCAGCATCCGCCGCGCCCGCCGGGAGAGCCGATACTGGGCCGTGCGCAATGGCGCACCATCGTGCTGCACGGGCTGGTGCTGACGGGCGCCACGTTCGCCGCGATGGCGATGGGCAAGGCATGGCTGAAACTTGACCAGCAAGCGCTGGTTACGGTCACGTTCCTGACTCTGGCCTTTTCGCAGCTTGCGCATGTGTTCAACATGCGCAACGCGGCCTCGGGCCTGTTAGGGAACGAGATCACGCGCAATCGCTGGGTATGGGGCGCACTGGCCCTGTGCACCGCGTTGCTGGCAATCCCGCCCTACCTTCCGGGCTTGGCGGGGATATTGGGGCTGGCAAGGCCCGATGCTTCGATGTGGGCCGTGATTGTGGCGGCAAGTTGCGCGCCGGTCGTGCTGATCCAGGCGGCGATGATGGCGATCCACGGGTTGCGGAGAGCCGGGCGATGA
- a CDS encoding phosphoribosyltransferase, with the protein MTQDVLFADRREAGEKLAATVLPLDLEDPVVLALPRGGVPVGFEVAKALGAPLDILMVRKIGAPGHEEYGIGALVDGASPQVVMDDAMARMVGAGSEYIELQVRRELAEIERRRALYRTGPPVELKGRTVVVVDDGIATGSTVRAALRGLARTEPARIVLAVPLAPADVVQQMRALCDRVVCLATPEPFRAVGLHYSDFRQTEDEEVIRLLAEAKSWTGGTGTLGQTGR; encoded by the coding sequence ATGACGCAGGACGTGCTGTTTGCGGATCGCCGCGAGGCTGGCGAAAAGCTGGCAGCCACGGTTCTGCCTCTCGATCTTGAAGATCCCGTGGTGCTGGCTCTGCCGCGCGGCGGCGTGCCGGTGGGTTTCGAGGTTGCCAAGGCGCTTGGCGCACCGCTCGACATCCTGATGGTCCGCAAGATCGGAGCGCCGGGCCATGAGGAATATGGCATCGGGGCGCTGGTAGACGGGGCTTCGCCGCAAGTAGTGATGGACGATGCCATGGCGCGCATGGTCGGTGCGGGGAGCGAATATATCGAACTGCAGGTGCGGCGCGAACTTGCCGAGATAGAGCGGCGGCGCGCGCTCTATCGCACCGGGCCTCCCGTAGAGCTGAAGGGGCGCACGGTCGTGGTGGTGGATGACGGTATTGCCACCGGCAGCACCGTTCGCGCGGCGCTGCGCGGGCTCGCCAGGACAGAGCCCGCGCGGATCGTGCTGGCGGTGCCACTCGCCCCGGCAGACGTGGTGCAGCAGATGCGCGCGCTGTGCGACCGTGTGGTGTGCCTTGCCACGCCCGAACCGTTCCGGGCGGTGGGCCTGCACTATAGCGATTTCCGGCAGACCGAGGATGAGGAAGTGATCCGCCTTCTGGCCGAGGCGAAAAGTTGGACTGGCGGAACAGGCACATTGGGCCAGACTGGCCGCTGA
- a CDS encoding dienelactone hydrolase family protein: MTGPAPPTGAPRDVLIGERLGLSAILGVPQGAKGLVIFAHGSGSGRLSPRNNYVAARLREAGLATLLLDLLTPQEERDRRNVFDIALLAARLRIAVDWAAEQPETRDLRPCYFGASTGGGAVLRAAAADPRIAAVVSRGGRSDLAGADALARVRAPVLLIVGGLDEIVIDLNAGAYDAMRCERDLVIVPGAGHLFEEPGTLDQVVALAIEWFRRHVGDAR; encoded by the coding sequence ATGACCGGACCCGCCCCTCCTACGGGCGCGCCGCGCGACGTGCTGATCGGTGAAAGGCTGGGCCTGTCTGCCATCCTCGGCGTGCCGCAAGGGGCAAAGGGACTGGTGATCTTTGCGCACGGCAGCGGTAGCGGCCGGTTGAGCCCGCGCAACAACTATGTCGCGGCGCGCCTTCGTGAGGCCGGCCTGGCAACGCTTTTGCTCGATCTGCTGACGCCGCAGGAAGAGCGGGACCGGCGCAACGTGTTCGACATTGCCTTGCTTGCCGCCCGGTTGCGTATCGCGGTGGACTGGGCCGCGGAACAGCCTGAAACGCGCGATCTGCGCCCCTGCTATTTCGGGGCCAGCACTGGCGGCGGTGCGGTATTGCGGGCAGCCGCAGCCGATCCGCGCATAGCGGCGGTCGTGTCCCGAGGCGGGCGGTCCGACCTCGCCGGTGCCGACGCGCTGGCACGGGTGCGTGCGCCGGTCTTGCTGATCGTGGGCGGGCTGGATGAAATCGTGATCGATCTGAATGCCGGTGCTTATGACGCGATGCGCTGCGAACGCGACCTGGTTATCGTCCCGGGGGCAGGCCACCTGTTCGAAGAGCCGGGCACGCTGGATCAGGTTGTCGCACTGGCGATCGAATGGTTCCGCCGTCATGTGGGAGATGCGCGATGA